One Oryza glaberrima chromosome 10, OglaRS2, whole genome shotgun sequence DNA segment encodes these proteins:
- the LOC127752443 gene encoding uncharacterized protein LOC127752443 isoform X3, translated as MGSLLGKMEELLVSPDGSSLPKGVKDRMLLLGGDLGVVAAYLADLSELEDPPPTAKRWMREVRELSYDIEDYIDEFGAAPRPGRRANTMARFVCRIGRVKVARLPKRLKRHQQMGKMVSQFRIYVQEAIERHGRYGLDCCDHRRRYVSFGPMLPSRPYGEEDAQLVIDGRVSEFIERLADDEDQKVKVVSVVGSSGIGKTTLAKLLYNRIGGQFDCRAFVRISQKPDMKRVFREMFYQVQRKQPPDDYKELALIDSIREYLHNRRYLIIIDDLWASSVWDLINQAFPEAIQSSRIIITTQVEDVALTCCCYDAEYIFEMKPMDDEHSKKLFLHRLCGSESDCSPQLKEVLNKIVQICGGLPLATINLASLLASQPVILMDLWLYISDSLSSAFRANSSVEGMRQVLNLSYNNLPHYLKTCLLYLNMYPEGYKIRKNDVVKKWLAEGFIDQIEGRDLEKVAGSYFDELIDRRFLHPSRLNYNNEVSTFTIHDEVRDLIAYKSVEENFVLVLDCYRKDVELSDKVRRLSVHFGDTKYAKISTNIRTAEVRSLTFFGLCKCMPSLTEFKLLRVLNLQLSGHDGDELLDLTGISELFQLRYLKIECDICTELPNQMRGLKYLETLQMDTTLTAVPWDIIFLPCLFDLRLPFNKNLMDLIGRMTPPRTIGFLEPSCSNSSPSGGIISNLNNLRDIHLTFCSNSSPSGGIISNLNNLARNMDVLRTLLGRLSNLKTFSLVSASSKKNIMVSGAAEMYINWDGLAPPPFLQKFEWLLDNCIFSRVPRWIGELGNLCILKIAVRDLPKSSVDILKGLPALMALSISMNAIPVERIIFDNAGFSILKYFKFNCSSVPWLKFEAGAVPNLRKLKLCFNILGQYLCGTTPISIGHLPGLKEISVKIHSAVDYAESALTSAVSNHLSNPRINAQLIDCTYGEEGRHMVTEEKGHESQVKQNYIMNDNFNKLNRTQDKDSRDSNNKQASSIVTVSQEQEHGIVEKHHEHVQDDQAKYKQPDLRISASPVSSRHLNLDIAHILKEAQQRWLDTTEICEILQNYRKFRIAPEPPYRPLSGSLFLFDRKLLRYFSKDGHNWRKENDGKTVKEAHERLKSGSIAVLDCYYACGEENENFQRRTYWMLEPDFMHIVLVHYLEIKLSNRSCCIQFSSSTCESSITENSFQQNDGSLEAAISYTLKTQSSNLSDILKDSFKKSESFTGWMNKELLKVDDSQLQSSSGVYWNTEEADSIMEASSREPLDKFTVAPMDSQDQLLSIVDFSPSWTYAGSKTKVLATGTFLHTKQVTERFRWSCMFGEVEVPAEISADGTLKCYSPPHKPGRVPFYVTCSNRLACSGVREFEFRPTDSQYMDAPRPLGGTNKVYFRMRLDNLLSLGPDEYRATITNQSSTEMINLSKKIISLLANNDEWSKVLKLVDDNELFTDNRQDQFAVHLIKRKLHIWLLHKVGDGGKELSVLDDEGLGVIHLAAALGFDWAIRATVAAGVNINFRDVHGWTALHWAAFCGRKRTVVTLIALGAAPGALTDPHPNYPVESTPADLASANGHRGISGFLAESSLTSHLQSLNLKEATMSEISGLTGIGDITTRCASQPAIGDSLGAVLNAARIYQTFSLQSFQRKQALQYEGLLSMKSSKPGQLDPLHVAASRIQNKYRGWKGRKEFLRIRQRIVKIQALVRGHQVRKHYQKMIWSVGIWEKIILSGRPRRTSLRGFRPTEGTAKSSSRGTSSKVITDTAGDDYDFLQEGRKQTEERLQKALARMKHMAQYPEARDHYRGMMTAVPEMQDLQIIKNEDLEELRELGSGTFGTVYHGKWRGSDVAIKRIKKSCFTGQSSELERLANEFWREAEILSKLHHPNVVAFYGVVKDGPGGTLATVTEFMVNGSLRHVLQHKDKYLDHRKRLIIAMDAAFGLEYLHSQYIVHFDLKCDNLLVNLKDQSRPICKVGDFGLSKIKRNTLVSVGVRGTLPWMAPELLNGSSNKVSEKVDVFSFGIVMWEILTGEEPYANMHYGTIIGGIVNNTLRPPVPASCDPEWRRLMEQCWAPDPSQRPAFTEIAGRLRAMCHSPIF; from the exons ATGGGATCCCTTCTTGGGAAGATGGAGGAGCTGCTTGTGTCTCCCGATGGCAGCAGTCTACCCAAGGGGGTGAAGGATCGGATGCTCCTCCTGGGAGGCGACCTTGGAGTGGTCGCCGCGTACCTCGCCGATCTGTCGGAGCTGGAGGACCCTCCCCCGACGGCCAAGCGCTGGATGAGAGAGGTGCGCGAGCTGTCCTACGACATCGAGGACTACATCGACGAGTTCGGCGCAGCGCCGCGGCCTGGCCGCCGCGCGAACACCATGGCCAGATTCGTCTGCAGAATCGGCCGTGTCAAGGTTGCTCGTCTTCCCAAGAGGCTCAAGAGGCACCAGCAGATGGGGAAGATGGTGTCACAGTTCAGGATTTATGTTCAGGAGGCCATTGAGCGGCATGGGAGGTATGGTCTGGATTGCTGCGACCACAGGCGGAGATATGTGTCATTTGGCCCTATGTTGCCATCTAGGCCGTATGGGGAAGAAGATGCCCAACTAGTGATTGATGGCCGGGTGAGCGAGTTCATCGAGCGGCTCGCCGATGATGAGGATCAGAAGGTCAAGGTGGTGTCTGTTGTTGGATCTTCAGGTATTGGTAAGACCACACTTGCCAAACTGTTGTACAACAGAATTGGGGGACAATTCGACTGTCGAGCTTTCGTCCGGATCTCCCAGAAGCCTGATATGAAGAGGGTTTTCCGCGAGATGTTCTATCAAGTCCAGCGGAAGCAGCCACCTGACGATTATAAGGAACTTGCCCTTATTGACAGCATCAGGGAGTATCTTCATAATAGAAG GTATTTAATTATTATCGATGACTTATGGGCTTCCTCAGTATGGGATCTTATCAATCAAGCTTTCCCAGAGGCAATTCAGAGCAGCAGGATAATAATAACTACACAGGTTGAAGATGTTGCACTAACATGTTGCTGTTATGACGCCGAATATATTTTTGAGATGAAACCCATGGATGATGAGCACTCAAAAAAGTTGTTTCTTCACAGACTTTGTGGCTCTGAAAGTGATTGTTCTCCACAGTTGAAAGAAGTTTTAaacaaaattgttcaaatatgTGGTGGTTTGCCTCTAGCAACAATCAACTTAGCTAGCCTTTTAGCAAGCCAGCCTGTCATCTTAATGGATCTATGGTTATACATATCTGATTCTTTAAGCTCTGCTTTTAGGGCAAATTCTTCTGTAGAAGGAATGCGACAAGTATTAAACCTCAGCTACAATAATCTTCCTCATTACTTGAAGACATGCTTGCTATATCTTAATATGTATCCAGAGGGTTATAAAATACGCAAGAATGATGTTGTGAAAAAATGGTTGGCTGAAGGTTTTATTGATCAAATAGAGGGCCGAGACTTGGAGAAAGTTGCAGGGAGCTATTTCGATGAACTTATTGACCGAAGATTCCTCCATCCTAGCAGACTCAACTACAACAATGAGGTTTCAACTTTTACAATTCATGATGAGGTACGAGATCTTATTGCATACAAGTCTGTAGAGGAGAACTTTGTTCTGGTACTAGATTGTTATCGGAAGGATGTAGAACTTTCTGATAAAGTTCGTCGACTTTCTGTCCACTTTGGTGACACAAAGTAtgcaaaaatatcaacaaaCATCAGAACAGCAGAAGTTCGATCACTTACATTTTTTGGATTATGCAAGTGTATGCCTTCTCTTACAGAGTTTAAGCTTCTCCGTGTTCTAAACCTTCAATTATCTGGTCATGATGGTGATGAACTTTTAGACCTCACTGGGATTTCTGAACTATTTCAACTGAGATATTTGAAGATTGAATGCGATATTTGCACAGAACTACCAAACCAAATGCGGGGgctaaaatatttagaaacgttGCAGATGGATACAACACTCACTGCTGTTCCTTGGGATATTATCTTCCTTCCATGCTTGTTTGATCTCCGCCTTCCTTTTAATAAAAATCTGATGGATCTGATTGGCCGGATGACACCTCCCAGAACAATAGGATTCCTTGAACCAAGCTGTAGTAACTCATCACCCAGTGGGGGCATCATTAGCAATCTGAACAACCTGCGGGATATTCATCTCACCTTCTGTAGTAACTCATCACCCAGTGGGGGCATCATTAGCAATCTGAACAATCTAGCGAGAAACATGGATGTTTTGCGCACTTTACTTGGAAGACTCAGTAATCTAAAAACTTTCTCTCTAGTTTCTGcttcctctaaaaaaaatatcatggtTTCAGGAGCTGCAGAAATGTACATTAACTGGGATGGCTTGGCACCTCCCCCTTTTCTCCAGAAATTTGAGTGGTTGCTTGACAACTGCATCTTTTCCAGAGTTCCTAGGTGGATTGGAGAACTTGGCAACCTCTGCATTTTGAAGATTGCAGTAAGGGATCTTCCGAAGAGTAGCGTTGATATTCTCAAGGGGTTGCCTGCCCTCATGGCTCTGTCGATAAGTATGAATGCAATACCTGTAGAAAGAATCATCTTCGATAATGCGGGATTCTCAATTCTAAAATACTTCAAGTTCAACTGTAGTAGTGTACCTTGGCTGAAATTCGAGGCAGGCGCAGTGCCTAATCTCAGGAAGCTCAAGTTATGTTTCAATATCCTTGGGCAATATCTATGTGGTACTACACCAATCAGCATTGGACACTTGCCAGGCCTCAAGGAGATCTCAGTAAAAATTCACAGTGCAGTTGACTATGCAGAGTCTGCATTGACATCTGCTGTTAGCAATCATCTCAGCAATCCTAGAATCAATGCACAGTTGATAGATTGCACTTATGGTGAGGAAGGTAGGCATATGGTGACAGAAGAGAAAGGTCATGAATCCCAAGTAAAACAAAATTACATCATGAATGACAACTTTAACAAACTTAATCGAACTCAAGATAAAGATTCAAGAGACAGTAACAACAAACAAGCTAGTAGCATAGTGACTGTGTCACAAGAGCAAGAACATGGGATTGTGGAAAAACATCATGAGCATGTACAGGATGACCAAGCTAAGTACAAACAACCTGATCTCAG GATTTCTGCATCACCAGTGTCTTCTCGGCATCTGAACTTAG ATATTGCCCACATACTGAAGGAGGCTCAACAACGATGGTTGGATACCACTGAAATTTGTGAAATACTTCAAAACTACAGAAAATTCCGTATTGCACCAGAACCACCATACAGGCCTCTAA GTGGCTCACTTTTCCTGTTTGACCGGAAATTATTGAGATACTTCAGCAAGGATGGCCATAATTGGAGGAAGGAAAACGATGGAAAGACTGTCAAAGAAGCCCATGAAAGGTTGAAA TCTGGAAGTATTGCCGTGCTTGATTGCTACTATGCATGTGGGGAAGAAAATGAGAACTTCCAGAGGAGGACTTATTGGATGTTGGAACC GGATTTTATGCACATTGTTCTTGTACACTATCTTGAGATCAAG TTGTCTAACAGGAGCTGCTGTATTCAGTTCTCTAGTTCTACTTGTGAGAGCTCTATAACAGAGAACAGCTTCCAACAAAATGATGGATCTCTAGAGGCAGCTATTAGCTACACATTGAAGACTCAGTCATCCAATCTATCTGACATCCTCAAAGACAGCTTCAAGAAATCTGAAAGTTTTACAGGATGGATGAACAAAGAGCTTCTTAAAGTCGACGATTCCCAACTTCAGTCTAGCTCAGGGGTGTACTGGAACACTGAGGAGGCAGATAGTATCATGGAAGCATCAAGCCGTGAGCCACTGGATAAGTTCACAGTGGCCCCTATGGATTCGCAAGACCAACTACTTAGTATAGTTGATTTTTCGCCAAGTTGGACATATGCAGGATCAAAAACCAAG GTTTTAGCTACTGGTACATTCTTACATACCAAACAAGTCACGGAGAGATTCAGGTGGTCATGCATGTTTGGAGAAGTTGAAGTTCCAGCGGAGATTTCAGCAGATGGGACTCTCAAATGTTATTCTCCCCCACATAAACCTGGCAGAGTCCCTTTCTATGTTACCTGTTCCAACAGGTTAGCCTGCAGTGGAGTACGTGAGTTTGAATTCCGACCTACTGACTCCCAATACATGGATGCTCCTAGACCGCTTGGTGGAACGAACAAAGTTTATTTCCGGATGCGTCTTGACAACCTATTGTCCCTGGGACCAGATGAATACCGAGCTACTATAACTAACCAAAGTAGTACAGAGATGATTAACTTGAGCAAGAAGATTATTTCGTTGTTGGCGAACAATGATGAATGGTCCAAGGTACTCAAGTTGGTTGATGATAACGAGCTTTTTACTGATAATCGGCAGGATCAATTTGCTGTACACTTGATTAAGCGAAAATTGCATATCTGGCTTCTCCATAAAGTAGGCGATGGTGGCAAAGAACTCAGTGTGTTAGATGATGAGGGGCTGGGTGTGATTCATCTTGCCGCTGCCCTTGGTTTTGATTGGGCCATAAGGGCAACTGTTGCTGCTGGTGTGAACATAAACTTCAGAGATGTTCATGGATGGACTGCACTCCATTGGGCTGCATTTTGTGGCAG AAAGCGGACTGTAGTAACGCTTATTGCACTGGGAGCAGCTCCTGGAGCTTTGACAGATCCACATCCTAATTACCCTGTGGAAAGCACACCAGCAGACCTTGCATCTGCTAATGGACATAGGGGTATCTCTGGTTTCCTGGCAGAGTCTTCTCTGACAAGCCATCTTCAGTCCCTCAATCTGAAGGAAGCCACTATGTCTGAAATCTCTGGTCTAACTGGTATTGGAGATATTACCACGAGATGTGCATCGCAGCCTGCAATTGGGGATTCGTTAGGTGCTGTTCTAAATGCTGCTCGGATTTATCAAACTTTCAGTCTGCAATCCTTCCAGAGGAAGCAAGCACTTCAATATGAGGGTCTCCTGTCTATGAAGTCATCCAAGCCAGGCCAGCTTGATCCCCTGCATGTAGCTGCATCTCgtatacaaaataaatatagggGATGGAAGGGGAGAAAGGAATTTCTTCGCATCAGACAGCGAATTGTGAAGATCCAG GCTCTTGTGCGAGGCCACCAAGTGAGGAAGCATTATCAGAAAATGATTTGGTCTGTTGGGATATGGGAGAAAATTATATTAAGCGGGAGGCCAAGACGGACTAGTTTACGTGGTTTTCGGCCCACAGAAGGTACAGCAAAGAGCAGCAGTCGTGGCACAAGTAGCAAAGTGATCACAGATACAGCTGGAGATGATTATGATTTCTTACAAGAAGGACGAAAGCAAACTGAAGAAAGGCTGCAGAAAGCTCTTGCCAGAATGAAGCACATGGCTCAATACCCAGAAGCAAGGGATCATTACCGAGGGATGATGACTGCTGTACCGGAAATGCAAGATTTGCAG ATTATCAAGAATGAAGACCTTGAAGAACTTAGGGAACTTGGTTCTGGAACATTTGGCACTGTGTACCATGGAAAATGGAGGGGAAGTGATGTGGCTATTAAGAGAATAAAGAAAAGCTGCTTTACGGGACAATCTTCGGAGCTAGAAAGACTG GCAAATGAATTCTGGCGGGAAGCTGAAATTCTCTCTAAGCTTCACCATCCAAATGTTGTGGCCTTTTATGGTGTTGTGAAAGATGGCCCTGGTGGTACCTTGGCAACCGTAACTGAGTTCATGGTTAATGGTTCTCTTCGGCATGTCTTGCAGCACAAGGACAA GTACCTTGATCATCGTAAGCGGCTTATCATAGCAATGGATGCAGCATTTGGGCTGGAGTATTTGCACTCCCAATATATCGTGCACTTTGATCTGAAGTGTGATAACTTGCTGGTGAATCTTAAAGATCAATCTCGTCCTATATGTAAA GTTGGTGATTTTGGCCTatccaaaataaaaagaaacaccCTGGTTTCAGTTGGTGTGAGGGGGACTCTCCCATGGATGGCTCCCGAATTACTTAATGGTAGCAGCAATAAGGTGTCTGAAAAG GTTGATGTATTTTCCTTTGGCATTGTTATGTGGGAAATACTTACTGGAGAAGAACCCTATGCCAATATGCATTATGGCACAATTATTG GGGGAATTGTAAACAACACATTGAGGCCACCTGTGCCAGCGTCATGTGATCCAGAGTGGAGAAGGCTTATGGAGCAGTGCTGGGCCCCAGATCCATCACAACGCCCAGCATTCACAGAGATAGCTGGACGACTCCGTGCCATGTGTCACAGCCCTATCTTTTAG